The Aneurinibacillus uraniidurans genome segment GAAAGAGATATGAAACGTCAATTTTCTATGGAATTTAAGGTAAAAGTGGTAAAACAAGCCCTTAAAAGCGATCGTAATACAACGGCACGTAACTACCATTTAAACAGCATTATGATCTCCCGTTGGATTCGCGAATACAGTGAAGGCAAATATGACCGCGTATTGATCTAAATTTACATACCGCGCTCCCCGTTATTACTCATCGATCGTTCTATACAATTACTACATCCACCGTGAAAACGGTGGATTTTTATTTTGACAAGAAAACATTGTGTACATATACTTATCATAACAAGTACTTTGCACGAGGAGCTATGTTATGTCGAAAACAACGGAGAGGTATTTATGCAACCACAATCTTTATGGACAAAAAACTTTATTGTAATTTGCGCAAGTAATTTTTTTATTTTCATGACCTTCTATACCCTTTTAGCAACTCTGCCCGTTTTCGTGATCGATATTTTACACGGTAACAATCAACAAATTGGCCCGGTTATGACTTCGTTTATTATCGCTGCCGTACTTTTACGACCTGTAGCCGGAAGATTGCTTGATCGAATGGGCAGAAAAAAGATCCTGGTAGCTTCCATCATACTATTTATGGTTTCTACATTTACGTATGCAGGTATTCAAAGCTTTTTACTTCTCCTCACCTTACGTTTTATTCATGGTGTAAGCTTCGGAGTCGTTACCACTACCACGGGTACAATCGCCAATAGCCTGGTACCGTCTACACGAAAAGGCGAAGGAATTGGTTATTTTGCTACAACTATGAACATTGCGATGGTTATCGGCCCATTTTTAGGGCTGACCGTTATTTATACGTACAATTTTAATGTTCTGTTTGCGATTCTGTCTGTATTTTCCCTGCTGGCCTTTTTATGTGCTAGCATTATACGTGTTCCCGTTGCAAATCAATCAACACAAAACAATAACCAGTCTTTTCACTGGAAAAACTTTATTGAACCACATGCCATTCCAATCTCGTTGACAGGCATGCTGCTTGCGTTTGCTTACAGCGGTATTCTTACATTCATACCCGTATACGCCAAAGATTTAGGGCTTGTTCAGACGGCCAGTTACTTTTATGTGGTATACGCCGCAATGATTATTCTGTCCCGCCCACTTACCGGCAGACTATTTGACCGTTTGGGCGGACATGTGATTGTATATCCAAGTATCCTTCTTTATATCATCGGACTTGTAACACTTAGCCAGGCACATACGTCGCTCTCGTTTCTTGCAGCCGGTGCGGTAATCGGATTAGGCTATGGAACATTATTCCCTGTTTTCCAGACGATCGCCATTCAATCGTCACCCGCTCACCACAGTGGTATCGCAACGGGCACCTATCTGTTACTGTATGACGGAGGCATTGCGCTTGGATCGATTATTCTCGGAGCAGTAGCTTCTGCTTCTACTTACCGGGATATGTATCTCGTATCTGCTGTTGTGATTGCTTTTTCTGCTTTACTGTATTATGGGCTGTGTCACAAAAAGAACGCTCATGCTTCTAAGGAACACCTGAAAGGAATATAGCCATGCCATTTTTACGTTTTGCCGGGGTCAAAAGAGAACACCTGCAAGAACTAGCACCCTTCATCATCAAGGAAGTTGCCCGTACGATCCAGATTTCCGAAGAAAAA includes the following:
- a CDS encoding MFS transporter encodes the protein MQPQSLWTKNFIVICASNFFIFMTFYTLLATLPVFVIDILHGNNQQIGPVMTSFIIAAVLLRPVAGRLLDRMGRKKILVASIILFMVSTFTYAGIQSFLLLLTLRFIHGVSFGVVTTTTGTIANSLVPSTRKGEGIGYFATTMNIAMVIGPFLGLTVIYTYNFNVLFAILSVFSLLAFLCASIIRVPVANQSTQNNNQSFHWKNFIEPHAIPISLTGMLLAFAYSGILTFIPVYAKDLGLVQTASYFYVVYAAMIILSRPLTGRLFDRLGGHVIVYPSILLYIIGLVTLSQAHTSLSFLAAGAVIGLGYGTLFPVFQTIAIQSSPAHHSGIATGTYLLLYDGGIALGSIILGAVASASTYRDMYLVSAVVIAFSALLYYGLCHKKNAHASKEHLKGI